In Candidatus Sedimenticola sp. (ex Thyasira tokunagai), the following proteins share a genomic window:
- the flgJ gene encoding flagellar assembly peptidoglycan hydrolase FlgJ yields MNIGDTSVYTDFQGLGELKAMASRDADGSLEKVAQQFESLFIQQMLKTMRQASLGKGLMDSDQSLFYRDMYDQQLAIGLAESGGMGLADVIIRQLQSQRGVEKQSGAEMPTKQVTDYTRDAQHLKVVTKSAAVVAASEQTQAVRPEKDPAGWNIDDFVQQLLPLASEAATLIGIQPQALLAQAALETGWGKHMMHDPGGRSANNLFGIKADQRWDGERVKVDTLEYQEGVAVKKRDHFRAYGSYRDSFLDYVDFLRGSPRYSKALEVAGDSERYFSELQRAGYATDPKYANKISSIMAGDELRSALARFKAGAAEPL; encoded by the coding sequence ATGAATATAGGTGATACCTCTGTTTATACCGATTTTCAAGGGCTTGGTGAACTCAAGGCGATGGCATCCCGTGATGCGGATGGATCGCTGGAGAAGGTTGCCCAGCAGTTTGAGTCCCTGTTTATCCAGCAGATGCTGAAGACCATGCGCCAGGCAAGCCTGGGCAAAGGGCTGATGGATAGTGATCAGAGCCTCTTCTACCGCGATATGTATGACCAGCAACTCGCCATTGGCCTGGCTGAGAGCGGTGGCATGGGATTGGCAGATGTAATTATCCGCCAGCTGCAGAGTCAACGTGGGGTAGAGAAGCAAAGTGGGGCAGAGATGCCGACAAAACAGGTGACTGACTATACTCGTGACGCTCAGCATCTAAAAGTAGTGACTAAGTCGGCGGCGGTGGTTGCGGCGAGTGAACAGACTCAAGCGGTACGGCCGGAAAAGGATCCTGCAGGTTGGAATATTGATGATTTTGTCCAACAGCTTCTGCCTTTGGCCAGTGAGGCGGCGACGCTGATCGGCATTCAGCCCCAGGCGTTGTTGGCACAGGCTGCACTGGAGACAGGCTGGGGCAAGCACATGATGCATGATCCCGGTGGTCGCTCCGCTAATAACCTATTCGGTATCAAAGCGGACCAGCGCTGGGATGGAGAGCGAGTGAAGGTGGATACATTGGAGTATCAGGAGGGAGTCGCTGTTAAGAAACGTGACCACTTCAGGGCTTACGGTAGCTATCGGGACAGCTTTCTCGATTATGTCGATTTTCTTCGCGGCAGCCCCCGTTACAGCAAGGCTCTGGAGGTGGCAGGTGACAGTGAACGTTACTTCTCAGAACTGCAGCGGGCCGGCTACGCCACAGACCCGAAATATGCAAATAAAATCAGCAGCATAATGGCTGGTGATGAACTGCGGTCGGCACTTGCCAGGTTCAAGGCAGGGGCGGCTGAGCCGCTATAA